In Paraburkholderia bryophila, a single genomic region encodes these proteins:
- a CDS encoding AI-2E family transporter: MAKRNQARDDGQVQDLRPRPVRLTSDMSLPKLSAVEIGSYALMLFGMWAVIELRLLGALLAGLLVFQLVHTIAPRIERHMSSKRARWLAVVFLSVVIVGALTGLTLGIIAHFENDVPSVQNLLDQAMQLVDEARGRIPQFIANYLPVDTEQMKSRATELMTTHANMLSQSGKTAARAFTHILIGMIIGAIIAVGAQKHMNRLPLSTAFITRVTRFADAFRRIVFAQVKISAINATFTGIFLLVILPIFHDTLPLSKTLVLVTFIVGLLPVIGNLISNTIIVAVALSVSFPAAVMSLVFLILIHKLEYFLNARIVGGQIEARAWELLIAMLVMEAAFGIPGVVAAPIFYAYIKRELIYLRLV, encoded by the coding sequence ATGGCCAAGCGGAATCAGGCGCGCGACGACGGGCAAGTGCAGGACCTACGCCCACGCCCGGTCAGGCTGACTAGCGACATGAGCCTGCCGAAACTTTCGGCGGTCGAAATCGGCAGTTATGCGCTGATGCTGTTCGGCATGTGGGCGGTGATCGAACTGAGGCTGCTCGGCGCGCTGCTCGCCGGGCTGCTGGTGTTCCAGCTCGTGCATACCATCGCGCCGCGCATCGAGCGTCACATGTCGAGCAAGCGGGCACGCTGGCTCGCGGTGGTGTTTTTGTCGGTGGTGATCGTGGGCGCGTTGACCGGGCTCACGCTCGGCATCATCGCGCATTTCGAGAACGACGTGCCGAGCGTGCAGAACCTGCTCGACCAGGCGATGCAGCTCGTCGACGAGGCGCGCGGCCGCATTCCGCAGTTCATCGCCAACTATCTGCCGGTCGACACCGAGCAGATGAAGAGCCGGGCCACCGAACTGATGACCACGCACGCCAACATGCTGTCTCAAAGCGGCAAGACGGCGGCGCGCGCGTTCACGCATATTCTGATCGGCATGATCATCGGCGCGATCATCGCGGTCGGCGCGCAGAAGCATATGAACCGGCTGCCGTTGTCCACGGCGTTCATCACGCGCGTCACGCGTTTCGCCGACGCATTCCGCCGCATCGTGTTCGCACAGGTGAAGATCTCCGCGATCAATGCGACCTTCACCGGCATCTTCCTGCTGGTGATCCTGCCGATCTTCCACGACACGTTGCCGCTGTCGAAAACGCTGGTGCTGGTCACGTTCATCGTCGGCTTGCTGCCGGTGATCGGCAATCTGATCTCGAACACGATCATCGTCGCAGTGGCGCTGTCGGTGAGCTTTCCGGCGGCGGTCATGTCGCTCGTGTTCCTGATCCTGATTCACAAGCTCGAGTACTTCCTGAACGCGCGTATTGTCGGCGGCCAGATCGAGGCGCGCGCGTGGGAATTGCTGATCGCGATGCTGGTGATGGAAGCGGCGTTCGGTATTCCCGGCGTGGTCGCCGCGCCGATTTTCTACGCGTATATCAAGCGGGAATTGATTTATTTGCGGCTGGTTTGA
- a CDS encoding PepSY-associated TM helix domain-containing protein, with protein sequence MRRQFVRLHRWIGVATALFLFMAGLTGAIIAWDHELDAALNPSFFKAHTAAPALSGLELARRVEAADPRLQVTYLPLVAEPGHTLQMMVLPRIDPATRQPYPLDFTQIAVDPATGEIQGRREWGVVSLARIDLIPFIYKFHYTLQLPFTGGIDTGTWLMGIVGIIWLFDSVIALWLSFPSFKAWRKSFAFRLKRGGYALTFDLHRSGGVWIWGLLMIVALTSVSMNLSGPVVRPVVSMFSTLTPNPIDNPEILRPPQPGDSVLSRERIVQLAEEAGKAQNLKAPPGGVYYAEFLHAYGVGFYTPGNDHGDIGLGNPWMYWDAATGKPLGKLIPGKGTAGDIFTQVQFPLHSGRILGLGGRILISALGIAVAVLSATGLLIWLKKLNARRRSSQNAQNARNAQTADVARDTGRSAAQS encoded by the coding sequence ATGAGGCGCCAGTTCGTTCGCCTTCACCGCTGGATCGGCGTCGCCACCGCGTTATTTCTATTCATGGCCGGCCTCACCGGCGCGATCATCGCGTGGGACCATGAACTCGATGCGGCACTGAATCCATCGTTCTTCAAGGCTCATACCGCCGCGCCCGCGCTGTCGGGACTGGAACTGGCGCGTCGTGTGGAAGCCGCGGACCCGCGTCTGCAGGTCACGTATCTGCCGCTCGTCGCCGAACCCGGCCATACGCTGCAAATGATGGTGCTGCCACGCATCGATCCCGCGACCAGACAGCCCTACCCGCTCGACTTCACTCAGATCGCCGTCGACCCCGCCACCGGCGAAATCCAGGGCCGCCGCGAATGGGGCGTCGTCTCGCTCGCGCGGATCGACCTGATCCCGTTCATCTACAAATTCCACTACACGCTGCAACTGCCGTTCACCGGCGGTATCGACACCGGCACGTGGCTGATGGGCATCGTCGGGATCATCTGGCTGTTCGATAGCGTGATCGCGCTGTGGCTGTCGTTTCCGAGTTTCAAGGCCTGGCGCAAGTCGTTCGCGTTTCGCCTGAAGCGCGGCGGCTATGCGCTCACCTTCGATCTGCACCGCTCCGGCGGCGTCTGGATCTGGGGGCTGCTGATGATCGTCGCGCTGACCTCGGTGTCGATGAATCTGTCCGGGCCGGTGGTGCGGCCGGTGGTCTCGATGTTCTCGACGCTCACGCCGAATCCGATCGACAACCCGGAAATTCTGCGTCCGCCGCAACCCGGCGATTCCGTGTTGAGCCGCGAGCGCATCGTGCAACTGGCTGAAGAGGCCGGCAAAGCGCAGAACCTGAAGGCGCCGCCCGGCGGCGTGTACTACGCGGAATTCCTGCACGCATACGGCGTGGGCTTTTATACGCCCGGCAACGACCACGGCGATATCGGCCTGGGCAACCCGTGGATGTATTGGGACGCCGCCACCGGCAAGCCGCTCGGCAAGCTGATTCCGGGCAAGGGCACCGCCGGCGATATCTTCACGCAGGTGCAATTCCCGCTGCACTCCGGACGCATTCTCGGCCTGGGCGGACGGATTCTGATCAGCGCGCTGGGTATCGCGGTCGCCGTGCTGAGCGCGACGGGACTGCTGATCTGGCTGAAGAAGCTGAATGCGCGGCGGCGTTCGTCACAGAACGCACAAAACGCACGAAACGCCCAAACTGCGGATGTCGCGCGGGACACGGGCCGCTCGGCCGCGCAGTCCTGA
- the purU gene encoding formyltetrahydrofolate deformylase: MSTDHSFILKLSCADRPGIVHAVSGFLFERGSNILDSAQFGDSRTGEFFMRVHFQQVGGDPGLEALRASFVTLAEQFGMRWELHDASVKPRVVIMVSKIGHCLNDLLFRYRTGQLGIEIAAIISNHKEFYQLAASYDVPFHHFPLMGATPDAKAAQEARVLEVIDEHQADLVVLARYMQILSPKMCEALAGRAINIHHSFLPSFKGAKPYYQAFDRGVKLIGATAHYVTTDLDEGPIIEQEVERVDHSMTPEQLTAIGRDVECVTLARAVKWHVEHRVVLNGSKTVVFR, from the coding sequence ATGTCGACCGATCACAGCTTTATTCTCAAACTGTCGTGCGCCGACCGGCCCGGCATCGTCCATGCGGTATCGGGCTTTCTGTTCGAGCGTGGCAGCAATATTCTCGACTCCGCGCAGTTCGGCGACAGCCGCACCGGCGAGTTCTTCATGCGCGTGCATTTCCAGCAGGTGGGCGGCGATCCGGGTCTGGAGGCGCTGCGCGCGTCGTTCGTGACGCTTGCTGAACAGTTCGGCATGCGTTGGGAGTTGCACGACGCGTCGGTGAAGCCGCGCGTGGTGATCATGGTGTCGAAGATCGGCCATTGCCTGAACGATCTGCTGTTCCGCTATCGCACCGGTCAACTGGGTATCGAGATTGCGGCCATCATCTCGAACCACAAGGAGTTTTATCAGCTCGCCGCCAGCTACGACGTGCCGTTCCATCACTTCCCGCTGATGGGCGCCACGCCCGACGCGAAAGCCGCGCAGGAAGCGCGCGTGCTCGAAGTGATCGACGAGCATCAGGCCGATCTGGTGGTGCTCGCGCGCTATATGCAGATTCTGTCGCCGAAAATGTGCGAGGCACTAGCCGGCCGTGCGATCAACATTCACCACTCGTTCCTGCCGAGCTTCAAGGGTGCGAAGCCGTATTACCAGGCGTTCGACCGCGGCGTGAAGCTGATCGGCGCGACCGCGCACTACGTGACGACGGATCTCGACGAAGGTCCGATCATCGAGCAGGAAGTGGAGCGCGTGGACCACAGCATGACGCCGGAGCAACTCACGGCGATCGGCCGCGACGTCGAATGCGTGACGCTCGCGCGTGCGGTGAAGTGGCACGTCGAGCATCGCGTGGTGTTGAACGGTAGCAAGACGGTGGTGTTTCGCTAG
- a CDS encoding NUDIX hydrolase gives MTLPSLVAARRFDPHAHLPFWIDAEQVGWIRSSDVPLLTRWPDVFEIDSARVTLKSAFDTVDLRSAALGSVIGSLAAEGRIPGWRNETYAIRNAFDAPPLAYIERAASRFFGTQTYAVHLNGVVEYADGGAPQLWIARRSDTKATDPGMLDNVVAGGIGWGFGVEATIIKECWEEAGIPEEIAARAVAGRTAHVLQSLPEGTQAEQIFIYDLALPADFTPRNQDGEVGEHRLARIDEVARWIEEDAMTVDASLATLDCLLRRRWIDEEACAGIEVLFTPPVLA, from the coding sequence ATGACTTTGCCTTCCCTCGTCGCCGCGCGCCGCTTCGACCCGCACGCGCATCTGCCGTTCTGGATCGACGCCGAACAGGTCGGCTGGATTCGTTCGAGCGATGTGCCCTTGCTCACGCGCTGGCCCGATGTGTTCGAGATCGACAGCGCACGCGTGACGCTCAAGTCCGCGTTCGACACGGTCGATCTGCGCAGCGCGGCGCTCGGCTCCGTGATCGGCTCGCTCGCCGCTGAAGGCCGCATTCCTGGCTGGCGCAACGAGACCTACGCGATCCGCAACGCGTTCGACGCGCCGCCTCTCGCGTATATCGAGCGCGCGGCCTCGCGCTTCTTCGGCACGCAGACGTACGCGGTGCATCTGAACGGCGTCGTAGAATATGCGGATGGCGGCGCGCCGCAGTTGTGGATCGCGCGCCGCAGCGACACCAAGGCGACCGATCCGGGCATGCTCGACAATGTCGTCGCGGGCGGGATCGGCTGGGGCTTCGGCGTCGAGGCGACGATCATCAAGGAGTGCTGGGAAGAAGCCGGCATTCCCGAGGAAATCGCCGCGCGCGCCGTGGCAGGTCGCACCGCGCATGTGCTGCAATCGTTGCCAGAAGGCACGCAGGCCGAACAGATTTTCATCTACGACCTCGCGCTGCCCGCCGATTTCACGCCGCGCAATCAAGATGGCGAAGTGGGCGAGCATCGCCTCGCGCGCATCGACGAAGTCGCGCGCTGGATCGAAGAAGACGCCATGACGGTCGACGCGAGTCTCGCTACGCTGGACTGCCTGCTGCGCCGCCGCTGGATCGATGAAGAAGCGTGCGCCGGTATCGAAGTCCTGTTCACGCCGCCGGTGCTTGCATAA
- a CDS encoding LysE family translocator gives MPNFLLFLATSIAITMAPGPDNLQVLARGISQGRAAGLVAALGFAAGITFHTTLAALGVAALLRSSPVAFEVIKLAGAAYLVWIGIKALRSQGLATAHERAPQPLSTVFRQSVLGNLLNPKVTLFFVVFLPQFVKPNGTQSVTLQMLELGVLFMLQTVVVFSLFGVCAGMIGGWLKRRPRVGVWLDRLAGATFIAIGIRVALRD, from the coding sequence ATGCCCAACTTCCTGCTGTTTCTCGCCACGTCGATCGCGATCACCATGGCGCCCGGTCCGGACAATCTGCAAGTGCTCGCACGCGGCATTTCCCAAGGCCGCGCGGCGGGTCTCGTCGCCGCGCTTGGCTTCGCGGCCGGCATCACGTTTCACACCACGCTGGCCGCGCTTGGCGTCGCCGCGTTGCTGCGTTCGTCGCCGGTTGCGTTCGAGGTGATCAAGCTGGCCGGCGCCGCCTATCTGGTCTGGATCGGCATCAAGGCGCTGCGCAGCCAGGGCCTCGCGACCGCGCACGAACGCGCGCCGCAGCCGTTGTCGACCGTGTTTCGCCAAAGCGTGCTCGGCAATCTGCTGAACCCGAAGGTGACGTTGTTCTTCGTCGTGTTCCTGCCGCAGTTCGTGAAGCCGAACGGCACGCAAAGCGTCACGCTGCAAATGCTCGAACTCGGCGTGCTGTTCATGTTGCAGACCGTGGTGGTGTTTTCGCTGTTCGGCGTGTGCGCGGGGATGATCGGCGGCTGGTTGAAGCGCCGGCCGCGTGTGGGCGTGTGGCTCGACCGTCTGGCGGGCGCGACCTTCATTGCGATTGGGATTCGCGTCGCGCTGCGCGATTGA
- a CDS encoding adenine phosphoribosyltransferase gives MSNALPSAPLDAADYIKSHIRTVPDWPQPGVQFRDITPLLQERKSLRVLIDLFVQRYIDAKLDYIAGLDARGFIIGPILAYELNLGFIPIRKAGKLPYKRVSQSYQLEYGSATVEIHEDACKPGDRVVIVDDLIATGGTMLAGKMLLERLGAVVVEGAAIIDLPELGGSKLLRDGGLSLYTVTGFDGH, from the coding sequence ATGTCCAACGCGCTCCCGAGCGCGCCGCTCGATGCGGCCGACTACATCAAAAGCCACATTCGCACGGTGCCCGACTGGCCGCAACCGGGTGTGCAGTTCCGCGACATCACGCCGTTGCTGCAGGAGCGCAAGTCACTGCGCGTGCTGATCGATCTGTTCGTGCAGCGCTATATCGATGCGAAGCTCGACTACATTGCCGGGCTCGATGCGCGCGGCTTCATCATCGGGCCGATTCTCGCGTATGAGCTGAACCTCGGCTTCATACCGATCCGCAAGGCGGGCAAGCTGCCGTACAAGCGGGTTTCGCAATCGTACCAACTCGAATACGGCAGCGCGACCGTCGAGATTCACGAGGACGCCTGCAAGCCGGGCGACCGTGTCGTGATCGTCGACGATCTGATCGCCACCGGCGGCACGATGCTGGCCGGCAAGATGCTGCTCGAACGGCTCGGCGCGGTCGTGGTGGAAGGCGCGGCGATCATCGATCTGCCTGAACTCGGCGGCTCGAAGCTGCTGCGCGACGGCGGCTTGTCGCTTTATACGGTGACGGGATTCGACGGTCATTGA
- a CDS encoding monovalent cation:proton antiporter family protein: MISPLEMTLFLLLASVAGVVIFRFLNLPPMLGYLSVGIVVGPHAFGLIPDSAGAQNLAEFGVVFLMFSIGLEFSLAKLRSMRRLVFGLGLLQVIGTIAVAVTLGFVLERWVHITWQASVALGGALAMSSTAIVSKMLAERLEIETEHGRNIFGVLLFQDLAVVPLLIVIAALGGDSKDLVSALGLASIKIVVALALLLIVGQRFMTRWFNVVARRRSQELFILNLLLVTLGSAFITDKFGLSLALGAFIAGMLIAETPYRHQVEEDIKPFRDVLLGLFFVTTGMLLNPRVIWEHPFIVLGFLVGPIVLKAVMVTGLSRLFGASPGVAMRTGIGLAQAGEFGFVLLNLILDKHLVDATLLQAILAAMLLSMLAAPFLIQNADRIVLRLSSTEWMMQSLQMTRIATQSLKQSGHVIICGYGRAGQNLARMLEHEGLSYVALDLDPDRVAAAAAAGESVVFGDAGRRESLLAAGIHRAAAIAITYANTPSALRVLHNIHELEPTLPVIVRTVDDADLEKLLAAGATEVIPEIVEGSLMLASHTLVLMGVPMRRVVRRVEEMRDERYALLRGYFHGADDVEDDDGHEQVRLQSVPVDENADAVGRTLAEVGLFELGVEVTAIRRHGIRGVEPDPSTKLRASDIVVLRGLPEQLASAEERLSKHRRAGAAAA, from the coding sequence ATGATTTCCCCCCTCGAAATGACGCTGTTCCTGCTGCTGGCATCGGTGGCGGGCGTGGTGATCTTTCGCTTCCTGAATCTTCCGCCGATGCTCGGCTATTTGTCGGTGGGGATCGTTGTCGGCCCGCATGCGTTCGGTTTGATCCCTGACTCGGCCGGCGCGCAGAACCTCGCCGAATTCGGCGTGGTGTTCCTGATGTTTTCGATCGGGCTGGAGTTTTCGCTCGCCAAGCTGCGTTCCATGCGCCGGCTCGTGTTCGGCCTCGGCCTGTTGCAGGTGATCGGCACGATCGCGGTGGCGGTCACGCTCGGCTTCGTGCTGGAGCGCTGGGTGCATATCACGTGGCAGGCGAGTGTGGCGCTGGGCGGTGCGCTGGCCATGTCGTCGACGGCGATCGTCAGCAAGATGCTGGCGGAGCGGCTCGAAATCGAAACCGAGCACGGCCGCAATATCTTCGGCGTGCTGCTGTTCCAGGATCTGGCGGTGGTGCCGCTGTTGATCGTGATCGCGGCGCTCGGCGGCGATTCCAAAGACCTGGTGAGCGCGCTCGGCCTCGCTTCGATCAAGATCGTCGTGGCGTTGGCGCTGCTGCTGATCGTCGGGCAGCGCTTCATGACGCGCTGGTTCAATGTGGTCGCGCGGCGCCGGTCGCAGGAACTGTTCATTCTCAATCTGCTGCTGGTCACGCTCGGCTCGGCGTTCATCACCGACAAATTCGGTTTGTCGCTCGCGCTCGGCGCGTTTATCGCCGGTATGTTGATCGCCGAGACGCCGTACCGGCATCAGGTGGAAGAGGACATCAAGCCGTTTCGTGACGTGCTGCTGGGGCTGTTCTTCGTTACCACCGGCATGCTGCTGAATCCGCGCGTGATCTGGGAGCATCCGTTTATCGTGCTCGGCTTCCTGGTCGGGCCGATCGTGCTGAAGGCGGTGATGGTGACGGGGCTGTCGCGCCTGTTCGGTGCGTCGCCGGGTGTCGCGATGCGCACCGGTATCGGCCTCGCGCAAGCCGGCGAGTTCGGCTTCGTGCTGCTGAATCTGATTCTCGACAAGCATCTCGTCGACGCCACGCTGCTGCAGGCGATTCTCGCGGCGATGCTGCTGTCCATGCTGGCCGCGCCGTTCCTGATCCAGAACGCGGACCGGATCGTGCTGCGCTTGTCTTCCACTGAATGGATGATGCAGTCGTTGCAAATGACGCGCATCGCCACGCAGAGTTTGAAACAGAGCGGTCACGTGATCATCTGCGGATACGGCCGGGCTGGGCAGAATCTGGCGCGCATGCTCGAACACGAAGGGCTCTCGTACGTCGCGCTCGATCTCGATCCCGATCGCGTGGCGGCGGCCGCGGCGGCCGGCGAATCGGTCGTGTTCGGCGACGCGGGGCGGCGCGAATCGCTGCTCGCCGCCGGTATCCATCGCGCGGCCGCGATTGCGATTACCTACGCGAATACGCCGTCCGCTTTGCGCGTACTGCACAACATTCACGAGCTGGAGCCGACGCTGCCGGTGATCGTGCGCACCGTCGATGACGCCGATCTGGAAAAGCTGCTGGCCGCCGGCGCGACCGAGGTGATTCCTGAAATCGTCGAAGGCAGTCTGATGCTGGCGTCGCATACGCTGGTGCTGATGGGCGTGCCGATGCGGCGAGTGGTGCGGCGGGTCGAGGAAATGCGCGACGAACGCTACGCGCTGCTGCGCGGTTATTTCCACGGCGCCGACGACGTGGAAGACGACGACGGCCACGAACAGGTGCGGCTACAATCGGTGCCGGTCGACGAAAATGCCGACGCGGTGGGCCGTACGCTTGCTGAAGTCGGGTTGTTCGAGCTGGGCGTCGAAGTGACGGCAATTCGCCGGCACGGCATTCGCGGCGTCGAGCCGGACCCGTCCACCAAGCTGCGCGCGAGCGACATCGTGGTGTTGCGCGGTTTGCCCGAACAGTTGGCGAGCGCCGAGGAACGGTTGTCGAAGCACCGCCGCGCGGGCGCCGCCGCGGCATAG
- the kdsD gene encoding arabinose 5-phosphate isomerase KdsD, whose translation MIAKINGDRALTLARDVLDIEADAVRALRDQLDEGFVGAVDFILGCRGRVVVSGIGKSGHVARKLAATLASTGTPAFFVHPAEASHGDLGMVTADDVFIALSNSGETEELVAILPLIKRLGAKLIAMTGRPSSSLAQLADVHLNSAVAKEACPMNLAPTASTTAALALGDALAVVVLDARGFGRDDFARSHPGGALGRRLLTYVRDVMRTGDQVPKVTPEATVRDALFQLTAKRMGMTAIVDHEDRVAGIFTDGDLRRVLERDGDFRGLSIASVMTAGPRTIGPDHLAVEAVELMERHRINQMLVVDEAGKLIGALNMHDLFSKKVI comes from the coding sequence ATGATAGCGAAAATCAATGGCGACCGGGCACTCACGCTCGCTCGTGACGTGCTCGACATCGAAGCGGACGCCGTGCGCGCGCTTCGCGATCAACTCGACGAAGGCTTCGTCGGGGCGGTCGATTTCATCCTGGGCTGCCGTGGGCGCGTGGTTGTTTCCGGCATCGGCAAATCCGGCCACGTGGCGCGCAAGCTCGCGGCCACGCTCGCCAGCACCGGCACACCGGCGTTCTTCGTGCATCCCGCGGAAGCCAGTCATGGTGACCTCGGCATGGTCACCGCCGACGACGTGTTTATCGCGCTGTCCAATTCCGGCGAAACCGAAGAACTCGTGGCGATCCTGCCGCTCATCAAGCGGCTCGGCGCGAAGCTGATCGCAATGACCGGACGTCCGTCGTCGAGTCTCGCACAACTGGCCGACGTGCACCTGAATTCCGCGGTGGCAAAAGAAGCCTGTCCGATGAATCTTGCGCCCACCGCCAGCACTACCGCCGCGCTCGCGCTCGGCGATGCGCTCGCGGTCGTGGTGCTCGACGCGCGCGGTTTCGGCCGCGACGACTTCGCGCGCTCGCATCCGGGCGGCGCGCTCGGCCGCCGCCTGCTCACTTATGTCCGCGACGTGATGCGCACCGGCGACCAGGTGCCGAAGGTCACGCCCGAGGCCACCGTACGCGACGCGCTGTTCCAGTTGACCGCCAAGCGCATGGGCATGACCGCGATCGTCGATCACGAAGACCGCGTTGCCGGCATCTTCACCGACGGCGACCTGCGCCGCGTGCTCGAACGCGACGGCGATTTCCGCGGCCTGTCGATCGCCTCGGTCATGACAGCCGGTCCACGCACCATCGGCCCGGATCACCTCGCGGTGGAAGCCGTGGAACTGATGGAGCGCCACCGCATCAATCAGATGCTGGTCGTCGACGAAGCAGGCAAGCTGATCGGCGCACTCAACATGCACGACCTGTTCTCGAAGAAGGTGATCTGA
- a CDS encoding KdsC family phosphatase: MAIAPVTATERASRVKLMIFDVDGVLTDGGLLFTAEGDTMKGFHSMDGHGMKLLRQAGIDTAIITGRKSGIVAVRAKEMNVTHVYQGVQDKPAAFADLLQQTGLTAEECGYMGDDWVDLAVMLKVGFAAAPANSHPEVIARAHWVSEARGGHGAAREVVDTLLRAQHKYEALLAAACSGEQRGLVG; encoded by the coding sequence ATGGCCATCGCCCCTGTGACCGCGACCGAACGCGCGAGCCGCGTGAAGCTGATGATTTTCGACGTCGACGGTGTATTGACCGACGGCGGCCTGCTGTTCACGGCGGAAGGCGACACGATGAAAGGCTTCCACTCGATGGACGGCCACGGCATGAAGCTGCTGCGCCAGGCCGGCATCGACACGGCGATCATCACCGGGCGCAAGTCGGGCATCGTCGCGGTGCGGGCGAAAGAAATGAACGTCACGCACGTCTATCAAGGCGTGCAGGACAAACCCGCGGCCTTCGCCGATCTGCTCCAGCAGACCGGCCTGACGGCGGAAGAATGCGGCTACATGGGCGACGACTGGGTCGATCTCGCGGTCATGCTGAAGGTCGGCTTCGCGGCAGCGCCCGCCAACTCGCATCCTGAAGTGATCGCACGCGCGCATTGGGTGAGCGAGGCGCGCGGCGGACACGGCGCGGCCCGTGAAGTCGTCGACACGCTGCTGCGCGCCCAGCACAAATATGAAGCGCTGCTCGCGGCAGCCTGTAGCGGCGAACAGCGAGGCCTCGTCGGATGA
- the lptC gene encoding LPS export ABC transporter periplasmic protein LptC codes for MNQFRLTSLIPLVAMAALAGITWWLLQATLPRQNEGVVRPKEHTPDYFADNFSVSELDQSGSTQYRLTAQSLIHYEDDELSDLVKPAMRAFQPGKPIVTATGDTGKVNGDASIVDLYGNARILRAPGYGDPQMQADSAHFKVLVNDDVIETEKPVKLQRGMSVMTASGMNYNNVTRVMQLFGNVKGAIAPSEAGGSSPKQPG; via the coding sequence ATGAACCAGTTTCGCCTGACTTCGCTGATCCCGCTGGTGGCCATGGCCGCGCTCGCCGGTATCACCTGGTGGCTGCTGCAGGCCACCCTGCCGCGGCAAAACGAAGGCGTGGTGCGTCCCAAGGAACACACGCCCGACTACTTCGCGGACAACTTCTCGGTTTCCGAACTCGATCAGTCGGGCTCGACGCAATACCGCCTGACCGCTCAATCGCTGATTCATTACGAAGACGACGAACTGAGCGACCTCGTCAAGCCGGCCATGCGTGCGTTCCAGCCCGGCAAGCCGATCGTCACCGCCACCGGCGACACCGGCAAGGTGAACGGCGACGCCTCGATCGTCGACCTGTACGGCAATGCGCGCATTCTACGGGCGCCTGGCTACGGCGATCCGCAGATGCAGGCGGATTCGGCGCATTTTAAGGTGCTGGTCAACGACGATGTGATCGAGACCGAAAAGCCGGTTAAACTTCAGCGCGGCATGTCAGTGATGACTGCCAGCGGCATGAATTACAACAACGTCACCCGGGTGATGCAGCTGTTCGGCAACGTGAAAGGCGCGATCGCGCCGTCCGAAGCCGGTGGCAGCTCGCCCAAGCAACCCGGGTAA
- the lptA gene encoding lipopolysaccharide transport periplasmic protein LptA, translating into MNESFPRFDTGRSRALSAWRAGLAALLVALPLAGFAPLAHADRADKDKPLNIEADNMTYDDLKQVNIFTGHVVATKGTIVIKADRVEVTQDPQGYQYATGTSSGGNLSYFRQKREGLDEYIEGTAIRIDYDGKQDLTTLTTNATVKRLQGLATVMDQVHGSVITYDGQNDFYTAKAGKDVAGPGNPSGRVRAMLSPRNGGAAPLNGASATLAPSTSIQGAPNQ; encoded by the coding sequence ATGAACGAATCGTTCCCCCGTTTTGATACCGGCCGCTCGCGCGCTTTGTCCGCGTGGCGCGCCGGACTCGCTGCGCTACTCGTCGCGTTGCCGCTCGCAGGCTTCGCGCCGCTTGCGCACGCGGACCGCGCCGACAAGGACAAGCCGCTGAACATCGAAGCGGACAACATGACTTACGACGACCTCAAGCAGGTCAACATCTTCACCGGCCACGTGGTCGCCACTAAAGGCACGATCGTGATCAAGGCCGATCGCGTCGAAGTGACGCAAGACCCGCAGGGCTATCAGTACGCTACCGGCACGTCGAGCGGCGGCAATCTGTCGTATTTCCGCCAGAAGCGTGAAGGCCTCGACGAGTACATCGAAGGCACGGCGATCCGCATCGACTACGACGGCAAGCAGGACCTGACCACGCTCACCACGAATGCAACCGTGAAGCGCCTGCAAGGCCTCGCCACCGTGATGGACCAGGTGCACGGCAGCGTCATTACCTACGACGGCCAGAACGACTTCTACACCGCGAAGGCGGGCAAAGATGTCGCCGGCCCGGGGAACCCGAGCGGCCGCGTGCGCGCCATGCTGTCGCCGCGCAACGGCGGCGCCGCGCCGCTGAACGGCGCGTCGGCCACGCTCGCACCGTCCACCTCGATCCAGGGAGCGCCGAATCAGTGA